A single genomic interval of Aureliella helgolandensis harbors:
- a CDS encoding ATP-binding protein, giving the protein MGKLPDYEQLGSFYLGKKFELHGRRLLDEKLLYDSKDLTTHALCVGMTGSGKTGLCLSLLEEAAVDGIPAICIDPKGDLGNLLLAFPDLASGDFEPWVDPDEAARKGLEVEQYAQQTAEKWRSGLESWDQDADRVKRFRDAVDIAIYTPGSNAGIPMTVLKSFDAPPQAVIDDGEIMRERISGAASGLLTLMGMEADPLSSREHILLSNIFDINWRKGISLDLPAVIRAIQSPPLEKVGVFDLESFFPAAERMKLSISLNNLLASPTFAGWLEGQALDIRSLMYTASGQPRISIISIAHLSDTERMFFVTILLNELLAWMRTQPGTNSLRALFYMDEVFGYFPPSAKPPSKPPMLVLLKQARAFGLGIVLATQNPVDLDYKGLSNIGTWFLGRLQTQRDKDRVLDGLEGAASQTGTRFDRAAMEQTLAALGSRVFLMNNVHDDGPTIFQTRWALSYLRGPLSRTQISTLMGDRRQELLAASPASPDETSHAEAMPDSAPAGSNRPIISHGIEECFWAVSVPPAKGDRLLYRPALLAQAACHYVRSSADVEHWFDRALLYVVNRGRPHDLWRESVELPEFSVELSTEPEEGFFFDECPADLLNAKNYKRWEKDLRDHIYRHLTLRVYKCLELKRYSAPGLDELDARNAWLQAVREKRDEMKESLQASLASKIRALESKVNTARQRIERETAQYDKEKWNTVMNFGQTLLGAIMGNKISSKSATAGRSLTRAAQQRADVSQANQTLESLEREKRELEFECNAQIKELQDKYSISSLTLEPLDIPCRKGDMDIKRLALIWIPWSVTPQGIATPLVPLPKISPRAINR; this is encoded by the coding sequence ATGGGTAAATTGCCCGACTACGAACAACTCGGCTCATTTTATCTGGGTAAGAAGTTCGAACTGCACGGACGTCGACTTTTAGACGAAAAGCTTCTGTACGATTCCAAAGACCTCACCACCCACGCCTTGTGCGTGGGGATGACGGGCAGCGGCAAGACGGGCCTCTGTTTGTCACTTTTGGAAGAGGCGGCCGTCGATGGCATTCCAGCCATCTGCATCGACCCCAAAGGGGACTTAGGCAATCTGTTGCTTGCCTTTCCCGACCTAGCCTCCGGCGACTTTGAGCCCTGGGTAGATCCCGATGAGGCTGCCAGAAAGGGATTGGAGGTTGAACAATACGCCCAACAGACTGCTGAAAAATGGCGTTCCGGACTTGAATCCTGGGATCAGGATGCCGACCGCGTAAAGCGGTTTAGGGACGCTGTGGATATTGCGATCTACACTCCCGGCTCCAATGCTGGCATCCCGATGACGGTCCTCAAGAGCTTTGATGCCCCTCCCCAGGCAGTCATCGACGATGGGGAGATCATGCGTGAACGGATCTCCGGAGCCGCATCGGGACTGCTAACTTTGATGGGCATGGAAGCCGATCCACTCAGTAGTCGAGAGCATATTTTGCTTTCCAACATTTTCGACATCAACTGGCGCAAAGGCATAAGCTTGGATTTGCCGGCTGTGATTCGAGCGATCCAGTCCCCGCCCCTGGAGAAGGTGGGAGTCTTCGACTTGGAGAGCTTCTTCCCCGCTGCCGAGCGCATGAAGCTCTCCATAAGCCTCAACAACCTCCTTGCCAGTCCGACCTTTGCAGGTTGGCTTGAAGGCCAAGCACTCGATATCCGAAGCCTGATGTACACGGCCAGTGGGCAGCCACGCATCTCCATCATATCAATCGCGCATCTCAGCGACACTGAGCGGATGTTCTTTGTAACGATCCTACTCAACGAGCTGCTTGCCTGGATGCGCACCCAGCCTGGGACCAACAGCCTACGCGCGTTGTTCTACATGGATGAGGTGTTCGGCTACTTTCCGCCTTCGGCCAAGCCGCCGAGCAAGCCGCCCATGCTGGTGCTTTTGAAACAAGCACGAGCATTCGGGTTAGGCATTGTGCTGGCCACTCAGAACCCCGTAGATCTCGACTACAAGGGGCTTTCCAACATCGGCACGTGGTTTCTAGGACGCTTGCAAACTCAGCGCGATAAGGATCGGGTATTGGACGGATTGGAGGGAGCTGCCTCGCAGACCGGCACGCGTTTTGACCGGGCTGCCATGGAACAGACCCTAGCTGCACTCGGCAGCCGCGTTTTCCTGATGAACAACGTGCATGACGACGGGCCGACCATTTTTCAAACCCGATGGGCGCTGTCATACCTGCGTGGGCCACTGAGTCGCACCCAGATTTCCACCCTCATGGGCGATCGACGCCAAGAACTCTTGGCCGCTTCTCCCGCTTCCCCGGACGAAACCAGCCATGCGGAAGCGATGCCGGACTCTGCGCCGGCGGGTTCCAATCGTCCCATCATTTCCCATGGAATTGAAGAGTGTTTCTGGGCGGTGTCAGTCCCCCCAGCTAAAGGCGATCGCCTGCTGTATCGCCCGGCGCTCCTAGCTCAGGCTGCTTGCCACTATGTCCGCTCCTCTGCGGATGTGGAGCACTGGTTTGATCGAGCCTTGCTGTACGTCGTCAACCGAGGACGTCCCCACGACCTCTGGCGCGAATCCGTCGAGCTCCCCGAATTTTCTGTCGAACTGTCGACGGAGCCCGAAGAGGGGTTCTTCTTCGATGAATGTCCGGCAGATCTACTCAATGCCAAAAACTATAAGCGTTGGGAAAAGGATCTGCGTGACCATATCTATCGCCACCTGACGCTACGGGTCTACAAATGCCTGGAATTAAAACGCTATAGCGCACCAGGCCTAGATGAACTCGACGCGCGCAACGCTTGGTTGCAGGCAGTGCGTGAGAAGCGTGACGAAATGAAAGAATCGCTGCAGGCTAGCTTGGCGTCCAAAATCCGAGCTCTGGAGTCCAAGGTGAACACCGCTCGCCAACGCATTGAGCGCGAGACAGCCCAGTACGACAAAGAGAAGTGGAATACGGTGATGAACTTCGGACAAACGTTGCTGGGCGCAATCATGGGAAATAAGATTTCTTCTAAAAGCGCTACTGCCGGACGCAGTTTGACTCGAGCTGCCCAACAGAGAGCCGATGTGTCCCAAGCCAACCAAACACTCGAATCCCTGGAACGGGAAAAACGTGAGTTGGAATTTGAGTGCAATGCCCAGATCAAAGAGTTGCAGGACAAGTACTCGATTTCATCTCTAACGCTTGAACCTCTCGATATCCCATGTCGGAAGGGTGATATGGATATTAAGCGGCTCGCCTTGATCTGGATTCCTTGGTCGGTCACTCCTCAGGGAATTGCGACCCCGCTCGTTCCCTTGCCCAAGATTTCTCCGCGGGCCATCAACAGATAA
- a CDS encoding PIG-L deacetylase family protein yields the protein MIFSSHAARLLLICTFFMAGVPLSLGADDQTQDDGKLRIIVFGAHPDDAEYRAGGCGVKWSQMGHHVKLVSVTNGDIGHWAMAGGTLAKRRTAEVQAAAKIMGTTSQVLDIHDGELMPTLENRKTITRLIRDWKADIVIAHRPWDYHPDHRYVGVLVQDASFMVTVPFFCPDVPALEKNPVFLYSSDRFKKPYPFQADIAVAIDDVFETKVQAIAELESQVFDGGALGNAKDASEAPPARFPELRLEKIRQVWNRRAGGEADSYRQTLAKWYGPDRAAEVQYAEAFEICEYGTQPTDEDIRRLFPFFPN from the coding sequence ATGATATTTTCTTCGCACGCTGCACGCTTGCTGCTGATCTGCACATTTTTCATGGCGGGTGTTCCGCTTAGCCTGGGCGCGGACGACCAGACGCAGGATGATGGAAAACTACGAATCATCGTCTTTGGCGCGCACCCTGATGATGCGGAGTACCGTGCGGGAGGTTGCGGCGTGAAGTGGTCCCAGATGGGGCACCATGTTAAGTTGGTTTCCGTGACCAATGGCGACATCGGTCACTGGGCCATGGCGGGCGGAACACTGGCCAAGCGGCGGACTGCAGAAGTTCAAGCTGCAGCTAAGATTATGGGAACGACGTCCCAAGTACTCGACATCCACGACGGCGAACTGATGCCGACGCTTGAAAACCGCAAAACGATTACGCGTTTGATTCGCGACTGGAAGGCAGATATCGTTATCGCCCACCGACCGTGGGACTACCATCCCGACCACCGCTATGTCGGTGTGCTGGTGCAGGACGCCTCGTTTATGGTTACCGTTCCCTTCTTCTGCCCCGATGTTCCAGCGCTTGAGAAGAACCCAGTCTTTCTCTACTCAAGTGACCGATTCAAGAAACCCTACCCGTTCCAAGCAGACATCGCGGTTGCGATCGACGATGTTTTCGAAACCAAGGTCCAAGCGATTGCCGAACTCGAATCGCAGGTGTTCGACGGCGGTGCCCTAGGCAACGCGAAGGATGCATCCGAAGCACCTCCAGCCCGCTTTCCGGAGTTGCGTTTGGAGAAGATCCGTCAGGTGTGGAATCGGCGGGCTGGCGGGGAGGCCGACAGCTACCGGCAGACCCTGGCAAAATGGTATGGGCCAGACAGAGCCGCCGAAGTGCAGTATGCGGAAGCTTTCGAGATCTGCGAATACGGAACCCAACCAACCGATGAAGACATCCGGCGCCTATTCCCATTTTTCCCAAACTAA
- a CDS encoding helix-turn-helix domain-containing protein, with translation MSSAFPTSSANALTGLEYLGCCADSNSNPPTALKSCQSHSTAPKRQLDVQPNTARSARFEPAVKRPVAPTPSKSVAKAGQPPQVFHRVAEVRESQGLTERTIAKRMGIDIRSYRRLECATTDLCLSELVALQKALDVPLVDLLEDQDCLSRPVEQRAGMVKVMKTAVALREIKAAPRVQRLSSMLCEQLVSLMPELRDVSGWPQFGARRGQSAVAKALMLPIDTSDLSAD, from the coding sequence ATGTCCTCCGCATTCCCGACATCAAGTGCGAACGCACTCACAGGGCTGGAGTATTTAGGGTGTTGCGCAGATTCGAATTCCAATCCGCCAACTGCCTTAAAAAGCTGTCAGTCGCATTCAACGGCCCCCAAACGGCAATTGGATGTTCAGCCCAACACTGCTCGGTCTGCTCGATTCGAGCCTGCCGTAAAACGCCCCGTGGCGCCTACGCCATCCAAGAGCGTCGCAAAGGCAGGCCAGCCACCTCAGGTATTTCACCGAGTGGCTGAGGTTCGCGAATCGCAAGGCCTTACAGAACGCACAATTGCTAAACGCATGGGCATCGACATTCGGAGTTATCGCCGGCTGGAGTGCGCGACAACCGACTTGTGCCTCTCGGAGCTCGTGGCCTTGCAGAAGGCGTTGGATGTTCCCTTGGTGGACCTGTTGGAAGATCAAGATTGCCTGTCGCGTCCCGTGGAGCAGCGGGCGGGGATGGTTAAAGTCATGAAAACGGCCGTCGCGCTGAGAGAGATCAAAGCGGCGCCACGCGTTCAACGATTGTCGAGCATGTTGTGCGAGCAATTAGTGTCTCTCATGCCTGAGCTTCGCGACGTCAGTGGCTGGCCGCAATTCGGAGCGCGACGTGGTCAATCCGCTGTTGCCAAAGCGTTGATGCTACCGATCGACACCTCCGATCTATCCGCCGACTAG